From a region of the Comamonadaceae bacterium OTU4NAUVB1 genome:
- a CDS encoding metallophosphoesterase: MQRTPFRATPALLALTAAAVATVLASCGGDGGEAAWPPAATADARVKAAWVELGADGQTIVRAITSADACPVISLDGVVAPMTLRAAAGTAAQRTTASDAADSKPSAFPVTTCESRPRAGTLAASVAGRALPLPKAQPRRIAVLADTGCRMKKADNAFQACNDATAWPFVTIAATIASMRPDLVMHIGDYHYRENACPTDIAGCRDSPWGYGWDTWEADLFAPAAPLLAAAPWVMGRGNHEECARGGQGWMRFLDTRAYGATLSCDAPANDNAANFSAPYAVPLGGDTQVVVFDSAKAGTAAFGASDFKFPIYQAQFRQVAALVADTSKTSLFANHHPILAFAPIAGGAPVPGNLGLQAVMRTLEPTAYYPEGVKIALHGHVHDFQALNFASAHPATFVTGNGGDNVDVNLPDPFPAGLAPAPGVTLERITHTNTFGFMMMERDAEAGSAWRYLAYTRDGKLLTTCVPTGSKIACDRTGFLAP, translated from the coding sequence ATGCAACGCACCCCCTTTCGCGCCACCCCGGCGCTGCTGGCACTGACGGCGGCCGCCGTCGCCACGGTCCTCGCGTCCTGCGGCGGCGACGGCGGCGAGGCCGCCTGGCCCCCCGCCGCCACGGCCGACGCCCGGGTCAAGGCGGCCTGGGTCGAACTCGGCGCCGACGGCCAGACGATCGTGCGCGCTATCACCTCGGCCGACGCCTGCCCGGTGATCTCGCTGGACGGCGTCGTCGCGCCGATGACCCTGCGCGCGGCCGCCGGCACCGCCGCCCAGCGCACCACGGCCAGCGATGCGGCCGACTCCAAGCCCTCGGCGTTTCCCGTCACCACCTGCGAGAGCCGGCCGAGGGCCGGGACCCTGGCCGCGAGCGTCGCCGGCCGCGCGCTGCCGCTGCCCAAGGCGCAGCCCCGGCGCATCGCCGTGCTGGCCGACACCGGCTGCCGCATGAAGAAGGCCGACAACGCCTTCCAGGCCTGCAACGACGCCACGGCCTGGCCGTTCGTGACCATCGCCGCCACCATCGCGTCGATGCGGCCCGACCTCGTCATGCACATCGGCGACTACCACTACCGCGAGAACGCGTGTCCGACCGACATCGCCGGCTGCCGCGACAGCCCCTGGGGCTACGGCTGGGACACCTGGGAGGCCGACCTGTTCGCGCCGGCCGCGCCGCTGCTGGCCGCCGCCCCCTGGGTGATGGGTCGCGGGAACCACGAGGAGTGCGCGCGCGGCGGCCAGGGCTGGATGCGCTTCCTGGACACGCGCGCCTACGGCGCCACGCTCAGCTGCGACGCGCCGGCCAACGACAACGCCGCCAACTTCAGCGCGCCCTACGCCGTGCCGCTGGGCGGCGACACGCAGGTCGTGGTGTTCGACTCGGCCAAGGCCGGCACCGCCGCTTTCGGCGCGTCCGACTTCAAGTTCCCGATCTACCAGGCCCAGTTCCGCCAGGTGGCCGCGCTGGTGGCCGACACGTCGAAGACCTCGCTGTTCGCCAACCACCATCCGATCCTGGCCTTCGCGCCCATCGCCGGCGGCGCGCCCGTGCCGGGCAACCTGGGGCTGCAGGCGGTCATGCGCACGCTGGAGCCGACGGCCTACTACCCCGAGGGCGTGAAGATCGCGCTGCACGGCCACGTGCACGACTTCCAGGCGCTGAACTTCGCGAGCGCGCACCCGGCGACCTTCGTCACGGGCAACGGCGGCGACAACGTGGACGTCAACCTGCCCGACCCGTTCCCGGCCGGGCTCGCGCCCGCGCCCGGCGTGACGCTCGAGCGCATCACCCACACCAACACCTTCGGCTTCATGATGATGGAGCGCGACGCGGAGGCCGGGTCGGCGTGGCGCTACCTCGCCTACACCCGGGACGGCAAGCTGCTCACCACCTGCGTGCCGACGGGCTCGAAGATCGCCTGCGACAGGACGGGCTTCCTCGCGCCGTGA
- a CDS encoding cytochrome B6, whose amino-acid sequence MTRPAPIARTAAWLAALLAALSMAHAAPAGDAPRVVGHVGDTPRYAAIVPAARPLAPPAPEDVALGRRLFEDTRLSRPRGTSCASCHDPARGFTSFNGGRDGVAGGSVRARLGTRNPPALTYARYLPPLYFYQDDDAQAPAPFGGLMLDGRADTLAAQAREPLLARHEMNLGTPRAAMRRLREAGYEAAFEARHGAGVLRDPRRALDAFGHSLEAYLRSDALSPFDSRFDDALRGGPALSAREQRGLAIFRDPDRGNCASCHSVSATSNNPARSLFTDFGYEALGVPRNRALPANARADAYDVGLCRTARDRRWPDAQAWCGYFRTPSLRNVAVRERFMHNGVFTSLRDAVAFYATRSTDPQRWYGRHPAFDDLPGALRGNVNVASTPLNRRAGGAPALGEDDIDALVAFLGTLTDRRHAAVLPAPTPTPTPAR is encoded by the coding sequence GTGACGCGCCCCGCCCCGATCGCCCGGACGGCGGCCTGGCTGGCCGCGCTGCTCGCCGCCCTGTCCATGGCGCACGCCGCCCCGGCGGGCGACGCGCCGCGCGTGGTCGGCCACGTGGGCGACACGCCGCGCTACGCGGCCATCGTCCCGGCCGCGCGGCCCCTGGCGCCGCCCGCGCCGGAGGACGTCGCGCTGGGCCGCCGGCTGTTCGAGGACACCCGCCTGTCGCGCCCGCGCGGCACCAGTTGCGCGAGCTGCCACGATCCCGCCAGGGGCTTCACCAGCTTCAACGGCGGGCGCGACGGCGTGGCTGGCGGCAGCGTGCGCGCCCGCCTGGGCACGCGCAACCCGCCCGCGCTGACCTACGCGCGCTACCTGCCGCCGCTCTATTTCTATCAGGACGACGACGCCCAGGCGCCCGCGCCCTTCGGCGGCCTGATGCTCGACGGCCGTGCCGACACCCTGGCCGCGCAGGCGCGCGAGCCGCTGCTCGCGCGCCACGAGATGAACCTGGGCACCCCGCGCGCGGCGATGCGGCGGCTGCGGGAGGCGGGCTACGAAGCCGCGTTCGAGGCCCGCCATGGCGCCGGCGTGCTGCGCGATCCGCGCCGCGCGCTCGACGCCTTCGGCCACAGCCTGGAGGCCTACCTGCGCAGCGACGCGCTGTCGCCGTTCGACTCGCGCTTCGACGACGCGCTGCGCGGCGGGCCCGCCCTGAGCGCGCGCGAGCAGCGCGGCCTGGCGATCTTCCGCGACCCCGACCGCGGCAACTGCGCGTCCTGCCACAGCGTGAGTGCGACCTCGAACAACCCGGCGCGCTCCCTGTTCACCGACTTCGGCTACGAGGCGCTGGGCGTGCCGCGCAACCGCGCGCTGCCGGCCAACGCGCGCGCCGACGCCTACGACGTCGGCCTGTGCCGCACCGCCCGGGACCGTCGCTGGCCCGACGCCCAGGCGTGGTGCGGCTACTTCCGCACGCCCAGCCTGCGCAACGTGGCGGTGCGCGAGCGCTTCATGCACAACGGCGTGTTCACCTCGCTGCGCGACGCGGTGGCCTTCTACGCCACGCGCTCGACCGACCCGCAGCGCTGGTACGGCCGCCATCCCGCGTTCGACGACCTGCCCGGGGCGCTGCGCGGCAACGTCAACGTCGCGAGCACCCCGCTCAACCGGCGCGCGGGCGGCGCGCCGGCGCTCGGCGAGGACGACATCGACGCGCTCGTCGCGTTCCTGGGCACCCTGACCGACCGGCGCCACGCGGCGGTGCTCCCGGCGCCGACGCCAACGCCGACGCCCGCGCGCTGA
- a CDS encoding diguanylate cyclase, whose amino-acid sequence MILSALAAPVEDLDERDRLRALDALQILDTFPEAVFDDLAWLAGRLCDVPISLVTLVAAEHAWFKARCGLAHERMPRKEAFCAHALAQDDILEVRDARADPRFADLAPVTGAPHVRFYAGALVRGAQGHRLGTLCVLDTRPRTLSEDQREGLRRLARRASEALETRRQRMLAQSREAAVAELLDVLPDGVVTCDATGALREFNAASREWHGVDARHCAPADWARHFGLYDERGEVLLEPSRIPLARAWNGERVRGQTIVIRRPDRPPRTVSCNANPLLGLDGAILGAVCTMHDVTAQIRVAQLMEKMALTDDLTGLPNRAAWFAELDRAVAWGRRSDHGVAVMFMDLDGFKQINDVLGHAAGDEVLRQFSQRLRQACRGCDFIARLSGDEFVVRLQGLGADPLDLDRIARRIHQSMASGIRWNGRDIAVACSIGFAMEWGPDVDAARLMEKADQAMYVAKRDKSLAFSATLDAPLTA is encoded by the coding sequence GTGATCCTCTCCGCCCTTGCCGCTCCGGTCGAAGACCTCGACGAGCGCGACCGTCTGCGCGCGCTCGACGCGCTGCAGATCCTCGACACCTTCCCCGAGGCAGTCTTCGACGACCTGGCCTGGCTGGCGGGACGGCTGTGCGACGTGCCCATTAGCCTGGTGACGCTGGTGGCCGCCGAGCACGCCTGGTTCAAGGCGCGGTGCGGACTGGCGCACGAGCGCATGCCGCGCAAGGAGGCCTTCTGCGCGCACGCGCTGGCGCAGGACGACATCCTGGAGGTCCGCGACGCGCGCGCGGACCCGCGTTTCGCCGACCTGGCCCCCGTGACCGGCGCGCCCCACGTCCGCTTCTACGCGGGCGCGCTGGTGCGGGGCGCGCAGGGCCATCGCCTGGGCACCCTGTGCGTGCTGGACACCCGTCCGCGCACCCTGAGCGAGGACCAGCGCGAGGGCCTGCGACGCCTGGCGCGGCGGGCCAGCGAGGCCCTGGAGACCCGGCGCCAGCGCATGCTCGCGCAGAGCCGCGAGGCGGCCGTCGCCGAGCTGCTCGACGTGCTGCCCGACGGCGTCGTGACCTGCGACGCGACCGGCGCGCTGCGCGAATTCAACGCCGCCTCGCGCGAGTGGCACGGCGTCGACGCGCGCCACTGCGCGCCCGCGGACTGGGCGCGCCATTTCGGCCTGTACGACGAGCGCGGCGAGGTCCTGTTGGAACCCTCGCGCATCCCGCTGGCCCGGGCCTGGAACGGCGAGCGCGTGCGCGGCCAGACCATCGTCATCCGCCGGCCGGACCGCCCGCCGCGCACCGTGAGCTGCAACGCGAATCCGCTGCTGGGGCTCGACGGCGCGATCCTGGGGGCGGTGTGCACCATGCACGACGTCACGGCCCAGATCCGGGTCGCGCAACTGATGGAGAAGATGGCGCTGACCGACGACCTGACCGGCCTGCCCAACCGCGCGGCCTGGTTCGCCGAACTCGACCGGGCGGTGGCCTGGGGGCGGCGCAGCGACCACGGCGTGGCCGTGATGTTCATGGACCTGGACGGCTTCAAGCAGATCAACGACGTGCTCGGCCATGCCGCGGGCGACGAGGTGCTGCGGCAGTTCAGCCAGCGCCTGCGCCAGGCGTGCCGCGGCTGCGACTTCATCGCGCGCCTGTCGGGCGACGAATTCGTGGTGCGCCTGCAGGGGCTGGGTGCCGATCCGCTGGACCTCGACCGGATCGCGCGCCGCATCCACCAGTCCATGGCCAGCGGCATCCGCTGGAACGGCCGCGACATCGCCGTGGCCTGCAGCATCGGCTTCGCCATGGAATGGGGCCCCGACGTCGATGCCGCGCGGCTGATGGAGAAGGCCGACCAGGCGATGTACGTCGCCAAGCGCGACAAGTCGCTGGCCTTCTCGGCCACGCTGGACGCACCGCTGACGGCCTGA
- a CDS encoding nucleoside 2-deoxyribosyltransferase — protein MTIAVPASPDMPAVPAAASLRPKVYLAGPSVFRPDAREHLARLAAVCEAHGLHALLPTDDCGGAADAPLARRIYAANTRMLREADGVLADLQEWRGHEPDSGTAFEVGFAAALDLPIVGYGASAEAYAERVSRTRRCERDAVGMLREVDGGMAVEDFGMPLNLMLGCAARLVPAAEDAIALLAAFFAEHRPTPTSPPEGRFDRWLRARLQDEAAPVDAIA, from the coding sequence ATGACCATCGCCGTTCCAGCCAGTCCCGACATGCCCGCCGTGCCCGCCGCGGCATCCCTGCGTCCCAAGGTCTACCTCGCCGGGCCGTCCGTCTTCCGTCCCGACGCGCGCGAGCACCTGGCTCGGCTGGCCGCCGTGTGCGAGGCCCACGGTCTGCACGCCCTGCTGCCGACCGACGACTGCGGCGGGGCGGCCGACGCGCCGCTCGCCCGCCGCATCTACGCGGCCAACACCCGGATGCTGCGCGAGGCCGACGGCGTGCTGGCCGACCTGCAGGAGTGGCGCGGCCACGAACCCGATTCGGGCACGGCGTTCGAGGTCGGCTTCGCCGCCGCGCTGGACCTGCCGATCGTGGGCTACGGCGCGTCCGCCGAGGCGTACGCCGAGCGGGTCTCGCGCACCCGGCGCTGCGAGCGCGACGCCGTGGGCATGCTGCGCGAGGTCGACGGCGGCATGGCGGTGGAGGACTTCGGCATGCCGCTGAACCTCATGCTGGGTTGCGCCGCGCGGCTGGTGCCCGCCGCCGAGGACGCCATCGCGCTGCTGGCCGCGTTCTTCGCCGAGCACCGGCCCACGCCGACGTCGCCACCCGAGGGCCGCTTCGATCGCTGGCTGCGCGCGCGGCTGCAGGACGAAGCCGCGCCCGTCGACGCGATCGCCTGA
- a CDS encoding putative zinc-binding peptidase: MPHLKSPVVRRAYKCQCGRPVFLRNTQCVNCGSQLGYETGRLTMVALTPGPAPALWRIVGADAGALFRFCVNRQSASGCNWLVPSHEPQNQLGHLETPCLACRLNRRMFDVDTPLNRHRWRELETAKRRLLTQLLALRLPVEVRTATTPGIAFDMLEPLAGGAPVMTGHHDGVITLNVIEADDAQREAIRAAMGEPYRTLLGHFRHEIGHYYWDRLVRSDALRLEYFRALFGDERMDYAKALQQYYRDGPPPAWGATYLSSYASAHPWEDWAETWSHYLHIADTVDTAASFGIALDEAATESDPLDGNYLWRRELPGAAGFLEMLNAWVQLTQVMNELSRSMGQPDAYPFVLPFRAVAKLQFIHEIVIAQRL, from the coding sequence ATGCCGCACCTCAAGTCTCCCGTCGTCCGACGCGCCTACAAGTGCCAGTGCGGGCGCCCGGTGTTCCTGCGCAACACGCAGTGCGTCAACTGCGGCAGCCAGCTCGGCTACGAGACCGGCCGCCTGACCATGGTCGCGCTGACGCCCGGGCCGGCGCCGGCGCTCTGGCGCATCGTCGGCGCGGACGCCGGGGCGCTGTTCCGCTTCTGCGTCAACCGCCAGAGCGCGTCGGGCTGCAATTGGCTGGTGCCTTCGCACGAGCCGCAGAACCAGCTCGGCCACCTGGAGACGCCCTGCCTGGCGTGCCGCCTCAACCGCCGCATGTTCGACGTCGACACGCCGCTCAACCGCCACCGGTGGCGCGAGCTGGAGACCGCCAAGCGCCGCCTGCTCACGCAGCTGCTGGCGCTGCGGCTGCCGGTGGAGGTGCGGACGGCGACGACGCCGGGCATCGCCTTCGACATGCTCGAACCCCTGGCCGGCGGGGCGCCGGTGATGACCGGCCACCACGACGGCGTGATCACCCTAAACGTGATCGAAGCCGACGACGCCCAGCGCGAGGCCATCCGCGCCGCGATGGGCGAGCCCTACCGCACGCTGCTCGGGCACTTCCGCCACGAGATCGGCCACTACTACTGGGACCGCCTGGTGCGCTCGGACGCGCTGCGCCTGGAATACTTCCGCGCGCTGTTCGGCGACGAGCGCATGGACTACGCCAAGGCCCTGCAGCAGTACTACCGCGACGGCCCCCCGCCCGCCTGGGGCGCCACCTACCTCAGCAGCTACGCGTCGGCGCACCCCTGGGAGGACTGGGCCGAGACCTGGTCGCACTACCTGCACATCGCCGACACGGTCGACACCGCGGCGAGCTTCGGCATCGCGCTGGACGAGGCCGCGACCGAATCCGACCCGCTCGACGGCAACTACCTCTGGCGGCGTGAGCTGCCGGGCGCCGCCGGCTTCCTGGAAATGCTCAACGCGTGGGTGCAGCTGACCCAGGTCATGAACGAACTGTCGCGCAGCATGGGCCAGCCCGATGCCTACCCGTTCGTGCTGCCCTTCCGCGCCGTCGCCAAGCTGCAGTTCATCCACGAGATCGTGATCGCGCAGCGCCTGTGA
- a CDS encoding acyl-CoA thioesterase → MNLPAHQLTMTVLMTPDMANFAGNVHGGTILKFLDQVAYACASRYAGRYVVTLSVDQVMFREPINVGELVTFNASINHTGTSSMEVGIKVLAENIRTQETRHANSCFFTMVAVDDDRKPTPVPPLRPFSPEERRRYAAAELRKQLRQEYRSRFEAARNVAPPPAAPRLPGIKTKDGAPAPAAKA, encoded by the coding sequence ATGAACCTGCCCGCACACCAGCTGACGATGACCGTCCTCATGACGCCCGACATGGCGAACTTCGCCGGCAACGTGCACGGCGGCACGATCCTGAAGTTCCTCGACCAGGTCGCCTACGCCTGCGCCAGCCGCTACGCCGGGCGCTACGTGGTCACGCTGTCGGTCGACCAGGTCATGTTCCGCGAGCCGATCAACGTGGGCGAACTGGTGACCTTCAACGCGTCGATCAACCACACCGGCACCTCGTCGATGGAGGTCGGCATCAAGGTGCTGGCCGAGAACATCCGCACCCAGGAGACGCGCCACGCCAACAGCTGCTTCTTCACCATGGTGGCGGTCGACGACGACCGCAAGCCCACGCCGGTGCCGCCGCTGCGGCCGTTCTCGCCCGAGGAGCGCCGCCGCTACGCGGCCGCCGAGCTGAGGAAGCAGCTGCGCCAGGAATACCGCAGCCGCTTCGAGGCCGCGCGCAACGTCGCGCCACCGCCGGCGGCGCCGCGCCTGCCGGGGATCAAGACGAAGGACGGCGCCCCGGCCCCGGCCGCCAAGGCCTGA
- a CDS encoding bifunctional serine/threonine-protein phosphatase/kinase, with protein MRESLRVSLGQHSLAGPGKAVNQDFHGAMLAEGPLRESKGIAVAIADGIGSSPVSQVASAAAVRGFLDDYYATSDAWSVRRSAQRVIDATNAWLHAQTMRGDARFDKDSGHVCTFTALILKGRDAHLLHVGDARVHRLHAHALEQLTEDHRVHVSSLESYLARALGAGAHVEIDYRRWDLAVGDIYVLATDGACVRLDAPAVHEALARHGDDLDGAARWLVERARALGSDDDATVQIVRVDALPERADPARLPLPRAGLALPPALGPRARFEGFTLVRELHASARSHVHLAVDDATGARVVLKLPAVDMHENADHLDRFVLEEWVARRIDSPHVVKAAAVDRVRGHLFVAMEYVEGQTLAQWMVDHPAPGLDRVRAIVEQLARGLQALHGKEMLHQDLRPENVMIDRAGTVRIIDLASAHVAGLAEGGREDAAGERVGTLQYAAPEYFVGDAASERSDLFSLAVLTYQMLTGHLPYGLQVARVRGAGDLGRLRYVPVRHHRPALPAWVDAVLQKALHPRPARRQAVVSEFVHDLRAPGREFLERRAPALIERDPVVFWKCATVLSGALAIGLLGLRIAGA; from the coding sequence ATGCGCGAGTCGCTGCGCGTGAGCCTCGGCCAGCACTCGCTGGCCGGGCCCGGCAAGGCCGTCAACCAGGACTTCCACGGCGCCATGCTGGCCGAAGGGCCGCTGCGCGAATCGAAGGGCATCGCCGTGGCCATCGCCGACGGCATCGGCTCCAGCCCCGTCAGCCAGGTCGCCAGCGCGGCGGCCGTGCGCGGCTTCCTCGACGACTACTACGCCACCTCGGACGCCTGGTCGGTGCGGCGCTCGGCCCAGCGCGTCATCGACGCCACCAACGCCTGGCTCCACGCCCAGACGATGCGCGGCGACGCGCGCTTCGACAAGGACAGCGGCCACGTCTGCACCTTCACCGCCCTGATCCTCAAGGGCCGCGACGCCCACCTGCTGCACGTGGGCGACGCCCGCGTCCACCGCCTGCACGCGCACGCGCTGGAACAGCTCACCGAGGACCACCGGGTCCACGTCTCCTCGCTGGAGTCCTACCTGGCGCGCGCCCTCGGGGCCGGCGCGCACGTGGAGATCGACTACCGCCGCTGGGACCTGGCGGTCGGCGACATCTACGTGCTGGCCACCGACGGCGCCTGCGTGCGCCTGGACGCGCCGGCGGTGCACGAGGCGCTGGCGCGCCACGGCGACGACCTCGACGGCGCCGCGCGGTGGCTGGTCGAGCGGGCGCGCGCGCTCGGCAGCGACGACGACGCCACCGTGCAGATCGTGCGCGTGGACGCCTTGCCCGAACGCGCCGACCCGGCCCGCCTACCGCTGCCGCGCGCCGGCCTGGCGCTGCCGCCGGCGCTGGGCCCGCGCGCGCGCTTCGAGGGCTTCACGCTGGTGCGCGAACTGCACGCGAGCGCGCGCAGCCACGTGCACCTGGCGGTGGACGACGCGACTGGCGCGCGGGTGGTGCTGAAGCTGCCGGCGGTGGACATGCACGAGAACGCCGACCACCTCGACCGCTTCGTGCTGGAGGAATGGGTGGCGCGGCGCATCGACAGCCCGCACGTGGTCAAGGCCGCCGCCGTCGACCGCGTGCGCGGCCACCTGTTCGTGGCCATGGAATACGTCGAGGGCCAGACCCTCGCGCAGTGGATGGTCGACCACCCCGCGCCCGGCCTCGACCGCGTGCGCGCCATCGTCGAGCAGCTCGCGCGCGGCCTGCAGGCGCTGCACGGCAAGGAGATGCTGCACCAGGACCTGCGCCCGGAGAACGTCATGATCGACCGCGCGGGGACCGTGCGCATCATCGACCTGGCCTCCGCGCACGTGGCCGGGCTGGCCGAGGGCGGACGCGAGGACGCGGCGGGCGAGCGGGTCGGCACGCTGCAGTACGCCGCGCCCGAATACTTCGTCGGCGACGCCGCGAGCGAGCGTTCCGACCTGTTCTCGCTTGCCGTCCTCACCTACCAGATGCTCACCGGCCACCTGCCCTACGGCCTGCAGGTCGCGCGCGTGCGGGGCGCGGGCGACCTGGGGCGGCTGCGCTACGTGCCGGTGCGCCACCACCGCCCCGCCCTGCCGGCCTGGGTGGACGCCGTGCTGCAGAAGGCCCTGCACCCGCGGCCCGCGCGGCGCCAGGCCGTGGTGTCGGAGTTCGTCCACGACCTGCGCGCGCCGGGGCGCGAATTCCTGGAGCGGCGCGCGCCGGCCCTGATCGAGCGCGACCCGGTGGTGTTCTGGAAATGCGCGACCGTGCTGTCGGGCGCGCTGGCGATCGGCCTGCTGGGCCTGCGGATCGCCGGGGCCTGA
- a CDS encoding formate/nitrite transporter family protein — protein sequence MAYLAPAEFVTKMVDSGESKLLMSTRDTLIRSYMAGAILALAAAFAVTVTVNTGNALVGAMLFPVGFIMLYLMGFDLLTGVFTLAPLAVLDKRPGATWSGVLRNWGLVFCGNFAGALTVAVLMAIIFTFGFSEAPNAVGERLGHIGEGRTLGYSAHGAAGMLTLFVRGVMCNWMVSTGVVAAMMSTTVSGKAIGMWMPVMIFFYMGFEHSIVNMFLFPTGLLLGGKFTLMDYLIWNEIPTVLGNLVGGLTFVGLTLYSTHYKTAPKRVVR from the coding sequence ATGGCCTACCTCGCCCCCGCCGAATTCGTGACCAAGATGGTCGACTCCGGCGAATCCAAGCTCCTGATGTCGACCCGCGACACGCTGATCCGCTCCTACATGGCCGGCGCCATCCTGGCGCTGGCGGCGGCGTTCGCCGTCACCGTCACCGTCAACACGGGCAACGCGCTCGTCGGCGCGATGCTGTTCCCGGTCGGCTTCATCATGCTGTACCTGATGGGCTTCGACCTGCTGACGGGCGTGTTCACGCTGGCGCCGCTGGCGGTGCTCGACAAGCGCCCCGGCGCCACCTGGTCCGGCGTGCTGCGCAACTGGGGGCTGGTGTTCTGCGGCAACTTCGCCGGCGCGCTGACCGTGGCCGTGCTCATGGCCATCATCTTCACCTTCGGCTTCAGCGAGGCGCCCAACGCCGTCGGCGAGCGGCTCGGCCACATCGGGGAAGGCCGCACGCTGGGCTATTCGGCGCACGGCGCTGCCGGCATGCTGACGCTGTTCGTGCGCGGCGTGATGTGCAACTGGATGGTGTCCACCGGCGTGGTCGCGGCCATGATGTCGACCACCGTCTCGGGCAAGGCCATCGGCATGTGGATGCCGGTCATGATCTTCTTCTACATGGGCTTCGAGCATTCGATCGTCAACATGTTCCTGTTCCCCACCGGCCTGCTGCTGGGCGGCAAGTTCACGCTCATGGACTACCTGATCTGGAACGAGATCCCGACCGTGCTGGGCAACCTGGTCGGCGGCCTGACCTTCGTCGGCCTGACGCTTTATTCGACGCACTACAAGACCGCTCCCAAACGCGTCGTGCGCTGA
- the nirD gene encoding nitrite reductase small subunit NirD, protein MTATPTPDDTPRWTAVCAPEDILPDTGVCALVEGVHVAIFHVAARQAFLAIDNVDPKSRASVLSRGLVGNLGERIVVASPLYKNHFDLYSGECLESPEHSVRAHAVRVHEGRVQVALA, encoded by the coding sequence ATGACCGCCACCCCCACCCCCGACGACACCCCGCGCTGGACCGCCGTGTGCGCGCCCGAGGACATCCTGCCCGACACCGGCGTCTGCGCCCTGGTCGAGGGCGTGCACGTCGCGATCTTCCACGTCGCGGCGAGGCAGGCCTTCCTGGCCATCGACAACGTCGACCCCAAGTCGCGCGCCAGCGTGCTCTCGCGCGGGCTGGTGGGCAACCTGGGCGAACGCATCGTCGTCGCCTCGCCCCTCTACAAGAACCATTTCGACCTCTATAGCGGCGAATGCCTGGAGTCGCCCGAGCATTCGGTGCGCGCCCACGCGGTGCGCGTGCACGAGGGCCGCGTGCAGGTCGCGCTGGCCTGA